One window of the Actinomyces wuliandei genome contains the following:
- a CDS encoding methionine ABC transporter ATP-binding protein translates to MISLKDVRKVYRLRAGVEVRALDGLSLDVAPGTIHGIVGTSGAGKSTLVRCLTSLERPTEGRIRVAGQDMTSLSARQLREARRRIGMVFQHANLLDQRTTAQNIAYPLALAGVPRGQRRQTVERMLELVGLADRGASYPAQLSGGQKQRVGIARALADDPDVLLCDEPTSALDPETTRSILGLIRDVRDALGLTVIIITHEMSVVRQVCDAVSLLEAGRVVEGGRLEDVVLDTSSRLSREVVPLPAVPEAARASGDAVLDVCVTAHPGEPAAVALMSMVAELGGDIASGVFETVGAAQIGRLAVTVPAAQASRCVTALRQAGITAEVRA, encoded by the coding sequence ATGATCTCGCTGAAGGACGTCCGCAAGGTCTACCGCCTGCGTGCAGGGGTGGAGGTGCGTGCCCTGGACGGGCTGAGCCTCGACGTCGCCCCCGGGACCATCCACGGCATCGTCGGGACCTCCGGGGCGGGCAAGTCCACGCTGGTGCGCTGCCTGACCTCCTTGGAGCGTCCCACTGAGGGACGTATCCGTGTCGCCGGGCAGGACATGACCTCCCTGTCCGCCCGCCAGCTGCGTGAGGCCCGCCGTCGCATCGGGATGGTTTTCCAGCACGCCAACCTCCTGGACCAGCGCACCACGGCGCAGAACATCGCCTACCCCCTGGCCCTGGCGGGTGTGCCCAGGGGGCAGCGCCGCCAGACTGTTGAGCGCATGCTTGAGCTCGTGGGGCTGGCTGACCGGGGTGCCTCCTACCCGGCTCAGCTCTCCGGCGGCCAGAAGCAACGCGTCGGTATCGCCCGGGCGCTGGCCGACGACCCCGACGTCCTGCTGTGCGACGAGCCCACCTCCGCCCTGGACCCGGAGACCACGCGCTCTATCCTGGGGCTCATCAGGGACGTGCGTGACGCCCTGGGCCTGACCGTCATCATCATCACCCACGAGATGAGCGTGGTCCGCCAGGTCTGTGACGCGGTGAGCCTGCTGGAGGCGGGCCGGGTCGTGGAGGGCGGCCGCCTGGAGGACGTCGTGCTGGACACATCCTCCCGGCTCTCCCGTGAGGTGGTTCCTCTCCCCGCCGTCCCTGAGGCTGCTCGCGCCTCCGGGGACGCGGTCCTTGACGTGTGCGTCACGGCGCACCCGGGCGAGCCGGCGGCGGTCGCCCTGATGTCGATGGTCGCCGAGCTGGGCGGGGACATCGCCTCCGGGGTCTTTGAGACGGTCGGCGCGGCCCAGATCGGCCGTCTGGCCGTGACCGTTCCCGCTGCCCAGGCGTCGCGCTGTGTCACCGCGTTGCGCCAGGCCGGTATTACTGCGGAGGTACGAGCGTGA
- a CDS encoding alpha/beta hydrolase gives MSPEPSSSAADSLAESVTPDILGDPWVARRVPVQESPRKAPGAHHAVLVHQHQAGQEGAPRHAKAVLYIHGHSDYFFQTHLAQTYLEAGYEFYALELRSCARAGAGHPHPHSVRDLRVHDEEIARALHIIRSEHRHDTVVLNGHSTGGLQAVIWAADHPATVQAVVLNSPWLDLQASAFMRSYGTAFVDLLSRHDPDRVIPDPRSAGYGPGAVDIYVRALHQRWEGTWDWDLALKPAVSFPARAGFLTAVRRLHREVHHGPGIQEPVLLCCSTTTGRIPPTVEEAQRSDIVLSVEQMLARAPFLGPDVTVCQIPEGVHDLALSRPAARAQYLASVTEWLHARLG, from the coding sequence ATGAGTCCCGAACCGTCCTCGTCCGCCGCCGACTCCCTCGCTGAGAGTGTCACACCTGACATCCTGGGAGACCCGTGGGTGGCCCGGCGCGTCCCTGTCCAGGAGTCACCCCGGAAGGCGCCCGGCGCCCACCACGCCGTCCTGGTCCACCAGCACCAGGCCGGGCAGGAGGGCGCGCCGCGACACGCCAAGGCCGTGCTCTACATCCACGGCCACAGCGACTACTTCTTCCAGACCCACCTGGCCCAGACCTACCTGGAGGCGGGCTACGAGTTCTACGCCCTTGAGCTGCGCTCCTGCGCCCGGGCCGGGGCCGGGCACCCACACCCCCACAGCGTGCGCGACCTCCGCGTCCACGACGAGGAGATCGCCAGGGCGCTGCACATCATCCGCTCCGAGCACAGGCACGACACCGTGGTCCTCAACGGGCACTCCACCGGTGGCCTGCAGGCAGTCATCTGGGCGGCCGACCACCCGGCCACAGTGCAGGCCGTGGTCCTCAACTCGCCCTGGCTGGACCTCCAGGCCTCCGCGTTCATGCGCTCCTACGGAACCGCCTTCGTGGACCTCCTGTCCCGTCACGACCCCGACCGGGTCATCCCCGACCCCCGCAGCGCGGGGTACGGGCCCGGCGCCGTCGACATCTACGTACGTGCTCTGCACCAGCGCTGGGAGGGAACCTGGGACTGGGACCTGGCCCTCAAGCCAGCAGTGTCCTTCCCGGCACGCGCCGGCTTCCTGACAGCGGTCCGCCGTCTGCACCGCGAGGTACACCACGGCCCGGGCATCCAGGAGCCTGTCCTGCTGTGCTGCTCGACGACCACCGGGCGGATACCACCGACGGTCGAGGAGGCCCAGCGCAGCGACATCGTGCTGTCAGTGGAGCAGATGCTGGCACGCGCACCCTTCCTGGGACCGGACGTGACGGTCTGCCAGATCCCCGAGGGAGTCCACGACCTGGCGCTGTCCCGGCCCGCCGCCCGGGCACAGTACCTGGCCTCCGTCACCGAGTGGCTGCACGCCCGGCTGGGCTGA
- a CDS encoding low molecular weight phosphotyrosine protein phosphatase, whose translation MVCTGNICRSAMARVVLCDRLAAVGVAKGPGGGGAALPAPSDRLPGSGRPGPSRSAASPHTDSWRAPVAGTSVVLLSAGISDEERGNPIDPRARRVLTEAGYTSPEASEAIATHRARRISDAEITGSDLLLAMTAHHWRELRRRGERLGADLSRVMMYRALDPEVSLDHSGASPVPGTAAVPEVVPDLPDPWYGSVEDFADTLQVVERVSDGLAARLRSWT comes from the coding sequence CTGGTCTGCACCGGCAATATCTGCCGTTCCGCCATGGCAAGGGTGGTGCTGTGCGACCGCCTCGCTGCAGTAGGGGTGGCCAAGGGGCCGGGTGGCGGAGGCGCGGCCCTGCCCGCCCCCTCCGACCGGTTGCCTGGCTCCGGCCGACCGGGCCCGTCCCGGTCGGCCGCCTCCCCGCACACTGACTCGTGGCGGGCACCCGTGGCCGGGACCAGTGTCGTGCTCCTGTCGGCAGGCATCTCCGACGAGGAGCGCGGCAACCCTATTGACCCCCGGGCGCGGCGCGTGCTGACCGAGGCGGGCTACACCAGCCCGGAGGCCTCCGAGGCCATCGCGACCCACCGTGCCCGCCGCATCAGCGACGCTGAGATCACAGGCAGCGACCTCCTCCTGGCCATGACCGCCCACCACTGGCGTGAGCTGCGGCGCCGGGGTGAGCGCCTGGGCGCCGACCTCTCGCGTGTGATGATGTACCGGGCGTTGGATCCTGAGGTGTCGCTTGACCACTCGGGCGCGTCGCCGGTACCCGGTACCGCCGCGGTCCCGGAGGTGGTACCGGACCTTCCTGATCCCTGGTACGGGTCCGTGGAGGACTTTGCCGACACTCTCCAGGTGGTTGAGCGTGTCAGCGACGGGCTGGCTGCACGGCTGCGGTCCTGGACCTGA
- a CDS encoding endonuclease domain-containing protein yields the protein MTSQPTQGKPIDLTSHPVIATITQAGGAAYLDEIPHSATDLAALRAAADLGLLIRSARSFYQLPGADRRAVAARRFRGYLTCVSAARVYGYPTRDAPVRTHLALRHNHGIRSTRSRPTRAVRIHRERHLTPATVEGLPVVTPVETVARALMCPDVEDLDSLAILDSALNQQHVTVDQVRDLLTGQRAAHARRLLTQGDAHARSILETIARTYLREAGMRVRAGVVIDGVGELDLLVEEVLDVETDGFGYHHTPTQIRIDHERDQALLARGIIPLRMAYEHVMAGREQVVGLVRAALAGVAGLEPLTPPRTPSVCRL from the coding sequence GTGACTTCTCAACCCACGCAGGGCAAGCCCATCGACCTCACCTCGCACCCTGTGATCGCCACCATCACACAGGCCGGGGGAGCCGCCTACCTTGACGAGATCCCGCACTCGGCCACCGACCTGGCAGCACTGCGCGCTGCTGCCGATCTGGGTCTCCTCATCCGCTCCGCGCGCAGCTTCTACCAGCTGCCCGGCGCCGACCGTCGCGCGGTAGCAGCCCGCCGATTCCGGGGCTACCTGACCTGTGTGAGCGCGGCCCGGGTCTACGGCTACCCAACACGTGACGCCCCCGTACGCACCCACCTGGCGCTACGGCACAACCACGGGATCCGCAGCACCCGCTCCCGTCCGACGCGGGCCGTACGCATCCACCGGGAGCGGCACCTGACACCGGCCACGGTGGAGGGCCTCCCGGTAGTCACCCCGGTAGAGACCGTGGCCAGGGCACTGATGTGCCCGGACGTGGAGGACCTGGACTCCCTGGCCATCCTTGACTCAGCACTGAACCAGCAACATGTCACCGTTGACCAGGTGAGGGACCTGCTCACGGGCCAGCGCGCAGCACACGCCCGCCGCCTGCTCACCCAGGGCGATGCCCACGCGCGCTCCATCCTGGAGACGATAGCGCGTACCTACCTGCGCGAGGCCGGGATGCGGGTTCGCGCAGGTGTGGTCATTGATGGTGTGGGCGAGCTGGACCTCCTGGTGGAGGAGGTGCTCGACGTGGAGACCGACGGGTTCGGGTACCACCACACACCCACGCAGATCCGCATCGACCACGAGCGGGACCAGGCACTGCTTGCCCGCGGGATCATCCCACTAAGGATGGCCTACGAGCACGTGATGGCAGGCCGGGAACAGGTTGTTGGCCTGGTGCGGGCCGCGCTGGCCGGCGTAGCAGGCCTCGAGCCTCTTACCCCTCCTAGGACCCCCAGCGTCTGTCGACTGTGA
- a CDS encoding amidohydrolase: MRDLSVPTVPSRSVQTRMAQETVERQAAAGAAACLPEGVGAPSVLRRRLREAVEALGPELVALSHDIHEHPETGYQEYHAVAAVADLLRRHDLEPQVGVYGMDTALRAQAGRTGACAPTIAILCEYDALPGIGHGCGHNVMCASSVGAFLALATLDREGQEGQERSGLLPGCVVLQTTPAEENSTAKEVLATRGMLDGVGAAVQTHSYAADVTRQTWLGVRRLSVVFHGVPAHASSQPFMGRNALDAATLALTGFGLLRQHMLPMDRLHAVVVDGGEVANVIPERAELAVMVRSKYPETLKEIVTRVEEVLYGAALMTGTGVEISTDPFTNEMPVRDNVPLLESWVRSQRERGRDPLPAGVLSETIAAGTDFGNISQRVPGIHPLVKVTEGPDVALHTRQMAEAAASPAGDAAVVDGAYGLAAVSLDWLCDAGLREAVQADFEASGGVVDVEGFWAR, encoded by the coding sequence ATGCGTGATCTCTCTGTCCCCACCGTTCCCTCACGATCCGTCCAGACGCGTATGGCCCAGGAGACCGTCGAGCGCCAGGCTGCAGCGGGGGCTGCCGCCTGCCTCCCGGAGGGCGTTGGTGCTCCGTCGGTCCTGAGGCGACGGTTGAGGGAGGCTGTGGAGGCGCTCGGCCCGGAGCTGGTCGCGCTGTCCCACGACATCCACGAGCATCCTGAGACCGGCTACCAGGAGTACCACGCTGTTGCGGCTGTGGCCGACCTTCTGCGTCGTCACGACCTGGAGCCCCAGGTTGGCGTCTACGGCATGGACACGGCACTGAGGGCGCAAGCGGGGCGGACGGGCGCCTGTGCCCCGACGATCGCGATCCTGTGTGAGTACGATGCCCTGCCCGGCATCGGTCACGGCTGCGGCCACAACGTCATGTGCGCCAGCTCAGTGGGCGCGTTCCTCGCGCTGGCGACCCTGGACCGGGAGGGTCAGGAGGGGCAGGAGCGGTCGGGTCTGCTGCCGGGGTGCGTCGTGCTGCAGACCACCCCGGCGGAGGAGAACTCGACCGCCAAGGAGGTCCTGGCCACCCGAGGCATGTTGGACGGCGTCGGTGCCGCTGTCCAGACCCACTCTTACGCCGCCGACGTCACACGTCAGACCTGGCTGGGGGTGCGGCGCCTGAGCGTCGTGTTCCACGGGGTACCTGCCCACGCCTCCTCCCAGCCGTTCATGGGGCGTAACGCGCTGGACGCTGCCACCCTGGCCCTCACCGGGTTCGGTCTGCTGCGCCAGCACATGCTGCCCATGGACCGCCTCCACGCCGTGGTGGTGGACGGCGGCGAGGTCGCCAACGTCATCCCGGAGCGCGCTGAGCTGGCCGTCATGGTGCGCTCGAAGTACCCCGAGACTCTCAAGGAGATCGTCACCCGGGTGGAGGAGGTGCTGTACGGGGCGGCGCTCATGACCGGTACGGGCGTGGAGATCAGCACCGACCCGTTCACCAACGAGATGCCGGTGCGTGACAACGTCCCGCTCCTGGAGTCGTGGGTGCGCTCCCAGCGCGAGCGGGGCCGTGACCCTCTGCCTGCTGGTGTGCTCAGCGAGACGATTGCCGCTGGGACGGACTTTGGCAACATCTCCCAGCGTGTGCCCGGGATCCACCCGCTTGTCAAGGTGACCGAGGGGCCTGACGTCGCGCTTCACACACGTCAGATGGCGGAGGCTGCTGCCTCGCCCGCCGGGGACGCGGCTGTGGTGGACGGGGCCTATGGGCTGGCTGCAGTGTCCCTGGACTGGCTGTGCGACGCCGGTTTGCGCGAGGCGGTCCAAGCAGACTTCGAGGCCAGCGGCGGTGTCGTGGACGTGGAGGGGTTCTGGGCGAGGTAG
- a CDS encoding LssY C-terminal domain-containing protein has protein sequence MRPRPASAPVYPAGSAKLSATEARSWGLDDVLDALFFAAAALAALWLAWLLLGSGWHLEPWAALNVVLFWVVLAYLALPRLHQVLTWLYVPEYFIGRTRTADGLLGDPVNLALQGHEEDIHEAMTAAGWVRADPISLRTSWNIVVSSLLRRSYPAAPVSDLLLFGRKQDFAYQKEVEGNPAQRHHIRFWHAPSGWVMPGGRRVEWLAAATYDRSVGLSTLTLQVTHKIDANIDVERNYVVDDVLWANQAAELSVWPDFFTAYHDKNGGGDRVVTDGDLYVLDLNEVVPGLRGSSELAEARQAEAAQRRRRPPELVVAVVLLVLVTVVNVLRLVTSGVVGTLADGLEGAGVADERGAVLTVAVTVTVILMAAVAGLGAATWFGHPRGRIALMVFLTLHIINTMTQVSAVGERQAGWGLVVSASLSVLALLAMSARSCHEWERARKTERLRLREA, from the coding sequence GTGCGTCCCCGTCCCGCCTCAGCGCCGGTCTACCCGGCAGGCTCGGCCAAGCTCTCAGCCACAGAGGCCCGTAGCTGGGGGCTTGATGACGTCCTGGACGCCCTCTTCTTCGCTGCCGCGGCCCTGGCCGCCCTGTGGCTTGCCTGGCTCCTGCTCGGCTCCGGCTGGCACCTGGAGCCGTGGGCTGCCCTCAACGTCGTCCTCTTCTGGGTGGTGCTGGCCTACCTCGCCCTGCCGCGCCTGCACCAGGTGCTCACCTGGCTCTACGTCCCCGAGTACTTCATCGGGCGGACCCGCACCGCCGACGGCCTGCTGGGTGACCCGGTCAACCTTGCCCTCCAGGGCCACGAGGAGGACATCCACGAGGCCATGACAGCGGCGGGGTGGGTACGGGCCGACCCTATATCCCTGCGCACCTCGTGGAACATCGTCGTCTCCTCCCTGCTGCGCCGCTCCTACCCCGCCGCCCCGGTCTCCGACCTGCTGCTCTTCGGGCGCAAGCAGGACTTCGCCTACCAGAAGGAGGTTGAGGGCAACCCGGCCCAGCGCCACCACATCCGCTTCTGGCACGCCCCCAGCGGATGGGTCATGCCCGGGGGGCGCCGCGTGGAGTGGCTGGCGGCGGCCACCTACGACCGCTCCGTGGGGCTGTCCACCCTCACTCTCCAGGTGACTCACAAGATCGACGCCAACATCGACGTCGAGCGCAACTACGTCGTCGACGACGTGCTGTGGGCCAACCAGGCGGCGGAGCTGTCGGTGTGGCCGGACTTCTTCACCGCCTACCATGACAAGAACGGCGGCGGGGACCGGGTCGTCACCGACGGTGACCTCTATGTCCTCGACCTCAATGAGGTGGTACCAGGGCTGCGTGGCAGCAGCGAGCTGGCTGAGGCCCGGCAGGCCGAGGCGGCCCAGCGGCGCAGGCGGCCGCCCGAGCTGGTGGTCGCCGTGGTCCTGCTGGTCCTGGTGACAGTGGTCAACGTGCTCAGGCTGGTCACCTCAGGTGTCGTGGGGACGCTGGCTGACGGCCTGGAAGGGGCAGGTGTGGCCGACGAACGAGGGGCCGTGCTGACGGTCGCAGTCACGGTCACGGTCATTCTTATGGCGGCTGTGGCGGGTCTGGGGGCGGCTACCTGGTTCGGGCACCCGCGTGGACGGATCGCACTCATGGTGTTCCTGACCCTCCACATCATCAACACCATGACCCAGGTGTCGGCCGTGGGTGAGCGTCAGGCCGGATGGGGGCTGGTCGTCTCGGCGTCCCTGAGCGTCCTGGCGCTGCTGGCCATGTCCGCGCGGTCCTGCCACGAGTGGGAGCGGGCGCGCAAGACGGAGCGTCTGCGCCTGCGCGAGGCGTAA
- the nrfH gene encoding cytochrome c nitrite reductase small subunit translates to MMRRIRSTWRALTGAFTGWTRIALAAMLGVFLGLAGFTVHYSGVTGYLGDNPENCANCHAMDEQYEAWQRGSHHDVATCHSCHAPHDNLVYTYINEADNGLWHSLRFTLDNYPENIQIREHNRNITEAACLHCHGDFVDQATNSSAHKGETVSCIRCHDGVGHER, encoded by the coding sequence ATGATGCGTCGCATCAGATCGACGTGGCGCGCTCTCACCGGCGCCTTCACCGGCTGGACCAGGATCGCCCTGGCCGCGATGCTGGGGGTGTTCCTGGGCTTGGCCGGCTTCACGGTCCACTACTCCGGGGTGACGGGCTACCTGGGCGACAACCCGGAGAACTGCGCCAACTGCCACGCCATGGACGAGCAGTACGAGGCGTGGCAGAGGGGCAGCCACCACGACGTGGCCACCTGCCACTCATGCCACGCCCCCCACGACAACCTGGTCTACACCTACATCAACGAGGCCGACAACGGTCTCTGGCACTCGCTGCGGTTCACGCTGGACAACTACCCGGAAAACATCCAGATCCGTGAGCACAACCGCAACATCACCGAGGCTGCCTGCCTCCACTGCCATGGCGACTTTGTCGACCAGGCCACCAACAGTTCGGCCCACAAGGGTGAGACGGTGTCGTGCATCCGCTGCCACGACGGCGTCGGGCACGAGAGGTAA